The nucleotide sequence TCGCCGACCACCTGCCGGGCGAGGGTGCGGAGCGCGCCGGACCCCGACGGTCGCTCCTCCGGCACGCGGGACGGGGTGCGGGACGGGGTGCGGACGTCGACGCTCATCCTCCGGCGCCCTCCGTCGCAGTCGCGTCGCCCCCGGCGCTTCCGGTCGGCGGCTCCGTCGCCTGCCCGGCACCGGCATCCGGCGCACCGCCGCCGTCCGTCACCGGGGGGTCCTGGGTCGCGCTCGGAGCGTCCGTCGTCGGCGTGGTGGTCGGCGGTGGCGTCGAGCTCGGCGGCGGTGGCGGCGGGGAACTGGGCGGCGGCGCGCTGCTGCTGGACGGAGGGGGTGCGGACGCCGGGGGTGCGGACGGCGGGGGTGCGGACGGCGGGGGTGCGGACGGCGGATCGACGGGGGCCGGCGTGCTCGGCGGGGGCGTGCTCCCCGTCGGTGCGGACCCCGGGGCCGGCGTCCCCCGCGTGCCGGCGCTGCCGCTCGGGGCGCTGGTGCCGGTGCCGGCGGCGTCCGAGGTGCGGGGGGCCGCGCTGGGGGACGCCTCACCGGTGCGTCCGTCGGTGGCCGTCGCGACCGGTTCCCCGTCCGGCTCGTCGTCGCGGACCTCGTCGGCAGCGCGGCCGGCCGCCACGAGCGACATCCCGCTCCCGGAGCTCCCGCCGGCGCCGGTGGCCGGGTCGGGGTCGTCGGCCGGTGCCTCGGTGTCCCTCGCGCGCGAGGCGCCGATCCACGACCCCGCCCACCCGGAGAGATCACCGAAGCCGGCCGCGGCGGGTGCCGCCGAGGGGTCGGGCCCGTCCTGGCCCTCCGGGGCGCCCAGCGCCGCCGGTACGAGCATCAGGGCGATCAGTGCGGCCGCGACCACCGCGGCCCGGGCGCCGCTCTGCCGGCCGCCGGGCGCGGTGGGGGAGCGCCGGGTGGCCGGCGGCCGGGCCGCCGGTGCCCGGCGCGCGGACGCACGGGTGCGACCGGCAGCGGTGGCCGTGGTCGCCCCGGGGTCGCCGGCGGCCTCGGCGTCGGCCGTGGTCTCGTGAACCGTGGTCGCGCCGTCGGCCGTGCCCTCCGACCCTCCGGCCACGGGGGTGCCTTCGAGGAGGTCGCCGGCCAGCTGGGCCGCGCCGAGCGCGGCAGCCGGCGCCGGATCCCCGGGCACCAGCAGGGGGCGGCCGAGGGTGGCCGAGAGCAGCTCGGCGACCAGGGGCATCCGCCCGGCCCCACCCACGAGCACGACCCCGTCGAGGTCCGCACCCCGCAGCCCGGCGGCCTCGACGGCGTGACCCACGGTGGCCACCGCGTGCTGCACGGCGTCGCCCACGAGCTCCTCGAGGTCCTCCCGGACGATCCGGAGCACCGCCGCCCCCGCGGGCAGGTCGAGGTCGAGGCGGACGTCGGTGTCGGTGGAGAGGGCTTCCTTGGCCGCGACGCAGCGCGCCCGGAGGCCGGTCAGGGCCGCGGCCGCGCCGGCTCCCCCGGTGGACCCGGCGGAGTCCGGGCCGAGGGCGGCCAGGACGAGCCCGAGGAGGGCGTCGTCGACGTCGCGGCCGCCCCACGGCAGCGGGGCGGGGGGAGGGGCGACGTGCTCCGCGCCCGCGGGCCCGACCCGGACCACCGCCGTGTCCAGCGTGCTCGCGCCGAGGTCGCAGACGGCGAAGGTGCCGCCGTCGGCACCGGCCTGACCACGGA is from Blastococcus sp. HT6-4 and encodes:
- a CDS encoding Hsp70 family protein, with protein sequence MHRGQRSLTRAAVPGSDQAPEDLPPGHAYGVGIDIGDETIAAAVCRPGRPATVLPLGGAFLAPAAVRVLPDGAVALADTSLPGPGEPVARHLMSRVGVPVPLLVAGRPVRAEDLVAAVVSVVQSLAQEQEGRRPSWTVLTVPPSWGAHRRAVLEEALAAAAVGPVALVSAAVAAVRGQAGADGGTFAVCDLGASTLDTAVVRVGPAGAEHVAPPPAPLPWGGRDVDDALLGLVLAALGPDSAGSTGGAGAAAALTGLRARCVAAKEALSTDTDVRLDLDLPAGAAVLRIVREDLEELVGDAVQHAVATVGHAVEAAGLRGADLDGVVLVGGAGRMPLVAELLSATLGRPLLVPGDPAPAAALGAAQLAGDLLEGTPVAGGSEGTADGATTVHETTADAEAAGDPGATTATAAGRTRASARRAPAARPPATRRSPTAPGGRQSGARAAVVAAALIALMLVPAALGAPEGQDGPDPSAAPAAAGFGDLSGWAGSWIGASRARDTEAPADDPDPATGAGGSSGSGMSLVAAGRAADEVRDDEPDGEPVATATDGRTGEASPSAAPRTSDAAGTGTSAPSGSAGTRGTPAPGSAPTGSTPPPSTPAPVDPPSAPPPSAPPPSAPPASAPPPSSSSAPPPSSPPPPPPSSTPPPTTTPTTDAPSATQDPPVTDGGGAPDAGAGQATEPPTGSAGGDATATEGAGG